Part of the Hydrogenimonas thermophila genome, GAAGTTGGAAGTCAATCACTTCAAATGGCTCTTCGTTCATTAGATAACGCTTTTACAAGATTTTTCAAAAAGAAAAGCGATTATCCAAAATATAAATCTAAAAAACATTTCTTTCAAAGCTTTACTGCTCCACAAAATATCAAAATAGCAAATAATAGAGTTTATCTTCCTAAATTTACTAAAGATGGAATCAAACTAAAATATCATAGAGAGATACCTAAAAATGCAACATTGAAACAAGCAACTATCTCACGACATAACAATCAATACTTTGTTAGTATTTTGGTAGATGATAATATACCTATTCCTAAACCTATTAAAGCTAAAAATGCAGTAGGTTTAGATATGGGTATAGAAAATTTCATCATTACAAGTGATGGAGTTCTATATCCTAACCAAAAACACTTTATCAAATCTCAAAAGAGATTAAAAAGATTACAAAGAAGGTTTTCTAAAAAACAAAAAGGCTCTAAAAATAGCCAAAAAGCTAAATTAAGAGTCCAAAAACTCCATACTAAAGTCTCTAATCAAAGAAGAGACTATCTACACAAAATATCGGATGAGATAACCAATCAGTACGATATTATCTGTGTAGAGACTCTAAATGTAAAAGGGATGATTAGAAATAGACATCTGTCTAAATCGATAGCAGATGTAGCTTGGAGTGAATTTATAAGACAACTTGAGTATAAAACAAAATGGAGAGGTAAAACACTACTAAAAATCGATAAATGGTTTCCATCCTCTCAAATATGCTCAAACTGTGGTGCAAACAGTGGTAAAAAACCACTGAATATAAGAAAATGGACTTGTAAAGAGTGCGGGATTACTCATCAAAGAGATATAAACGCCTCTATAAATATAAGAAACTATGGATTAGGTCAAATAGATAACAGAAATACGGCTGGAACGGTCGTAATACAAGCCTGTGGAGTTCCCTCTGGCGGGGTTACAACTTCCTATGGAGTTGTAGCTAGTTATGGTTCTATGAAGCAGGAAGCCCAATCGTCTTTAGCGATTGGGTAGTTCACTGGTGAGCATCTCCATGAGAATCATGCTCTGAAGCACAAGTATTTATGCCAAGTGGTCCATAGAGTGGACACCAGCCTACAATGCCTGTAACTAATGGAATAATCCCCAACCATCCAACAAAATTTCCAGTAATCATAGCAAATACAATCAAAATAATACCTGCTACAACTCTACTTAAACGATCTTGATCACCCATTTTGCATTCCATCTTTATTTCCTTTAATTGAATTTTGGATATATTACCAAAAAAATGTTAAGGATGACCATGCATTTTACAGCTCCTTTAAAATCTGACTCTATAAAGATTATGTTGCTTGGAAGTGGTGAGCTTGGTAAAGAGGTTGCTATTGAAGCTCAAAGATTGGGTATTGAAGTTATAGCAGTTGATCGCTATCCTAATGCACCTGCTCATCAGGTAGCACATGAAGCACATGTTATAAATATGCAAAACAAAGATGAGGTTTTAGACCTTATTCGACGTGTAAAACCTGACTACATTTTGCCAGAGATTGAGGCTATAAGCATAGAAGCACTCTTTGATGCTGAAAAAGAGGGCTTTCACGTCATACCAAATGCTGAAGCAGTAAATAAAACGATGAATCGTAAAAATATTAGAAAATTTGCTGCTGAAGAGTTAGGTTTAAAGACAAGTGCTTACCGGTTTGTTGCAAGCTTTGAAGAGCTTGAAAAAGCAGCTGAAGAGGTAGGTTTTCCTTGTGTAATTAAGCCTGTTATGAGTTCTTCAGGACATGGACAAAGTGTAGCAAAAACTCCAGAAGATTTAAAAGAGTCTTGGGAAATTGCAAAAGAGGCGCGCGGTGATGCAAGTGAATTGATTGTCGAAGAGTTTGTACGGTTTGATTATGAAATTACTCTTTTGACAGCACGAAATGAACATGGAACTGTATTTTGTGAACCAATTGGACATGAGCAAAAAGATGGTGATTACATTTTTAGTTGGCAACCTGCATATATGAGTTCTGAAGCGAAAGCAAAAGCGCAAGAGATTGCCAAGAAAGTTACTGATGGACTAGGAGGAAGAGGAATATTTGGTGTTGAATTATTTGTTAAAGGAGATGAGGTATATTTTAGTGAAGTAAGTCCAAGACCTCACGATACTGGGATGGTAACACTCATTACTCAAAGTCAAAGTGAGTTTGCACTCCATCTTCGTGCTGTACTTGGGCTACCTTTGGATTTTGCATTCTTCACACCTGGTGCAAGTGCTGCTTATAAAGCAAAAAATGATAGTGTAACGCCAATTATTCATGTTGACGAAAAAGCTTTTGCTACAGACTCATTTGTAAGGGTTTTTGGAAAACCAGAGAGTCATGAAGGGCGGCGTATGG contains:
- a CDS encoding RNA-guided endonuclease TnpB family protein, with amino-acid sequence MLKAYKYCIYPTKSQIELIEKHFGCARFVYNYFLDFRQKEYAKGKKVGYSVTQAELTKLKKLDEYKWLNEVGSQSLQMALRSLDNAFTRFFKKKSDYPKYKSKKHFFQSFTAPQNIKIANNRVYLPKFTKDGIKLKYHREIPKNATLKQATISRHNNQYFVSILVDDNIPIPKPIKAKNAVGLDMGIENFIITSDGVLYPNQKHFIKSQKRLKRLQRRFSKKQKGSKNSQKAKLRVQKLHTKVSNQRRDYLHKISDEITNQYDIICVETLNVKGMIRNRHLSKSIADVAWSEFIRQLEYKTKWRGKTLLKIDKWFPSSQICSNCGANSGKKPLNIRKWTCKECGITHQRDINASINIRNYGLGQIDNRNTAGTVVIQACGVPSGGVTTSYGVVASYGSMKQEAQSSLAIG
- a CDS encoding YgaP family membrane protein, which gives rise to MECKMGDQDRLSRVVAGIILIVFAMITGNFVGWLGIIPLVTGIVGWCPLYGPLGINTCASEHDSHGDAHQ
- the purT gene encoding formate-dependent phosphoribosylglycinamide formyltransferase; translated protein: MHFTAPLKSDSIKIMLLGSGELGKEVAIEAQRLGIEVIAVDRYPNAPAHQVAHEAHVINMQNKDEVLDLIRRVKPDYILPEIEAISIEALFDAEKEGFHVIPNAEAVNKTMNRKNIRKFAAEELGLKTSAYRFVASFEELEKAAEEVGFPCVIKPVMSSSGHGQSVAKTPEDLKESWEIAKEARGDASELIVEEFVRFDYEITLLTARNEHGTVFCEPIGHEQKDGDYIFSWQPAYMSSEAKAKAQEIAKKVTDGLGGRGIFGVELFVKGDEVYFSEVSPRPHDTGMVTLITQSQSEFALHLRAVLGLPLDFAFFTPGASAAYKAKNDSVTPIIHVDEKAFATDSFVRVFGKPESHEGRRMAVLLTMAASESEALKKAKERIGFFDDSAKVTKVVEEKCSENEESCVIKRVIKFIFG